The sequence below is a genomic window from Salvelinus fontinalis isolate EN_2023a chromosome 19, ASM2944872v1, whole genome shotgun sequence.
AGGAGTGTGGTTTAGAGACAGAAAGCCTGatactgtctccatctccccttTAGAGACAGAATGCCTGATACGTCTCCATCTCCCCTTTAGAGACAGAATGCCTGATACGTCTCCATCTCCCCTTTAGAGACAGAATGCCTGatactgtctccatctccccttTAGAGACAGAATGCCTGATACGTCTCCATCTCCCCTTTAGAGACAGAATGCCTGATACCGTCTCCATCTCCCCTTTAGAGACAGAATGCCTGatactgtctccatctccccttTAGAGACAGAAAGCCTGATACGTCTCCATCTCCCCTTTAGAGACAGAATGCCTGatactgtctccatctccccttTAGAGACAGAAAGCCTGATACCGTCTCCATCTCCCCTTTAGAGACAGAAAGCCTGATACGTCTCCATCTCCCCTTTAGAGACAGAAAGCCTGATACGTCTCCATCTCCCCTTTAGAGACAGAAAGCCTGATACGTCTCCATCTCCCCTTTAGAGACAGAAAGCCTGATACGTCTCCATCTCCCCTTTAGAGACAGAAAGCCTGATACCGTCTCCATCTCCCCTTTAGAGACAGAAAGCCTGATACGTCTCCATCTCCCCTTTAGAGACAGAAAGCCTGATACGTCTCCATCTCCCCTTTAGAGACAGAAAGCCTGATACGTCTCCATCTCCCCTTTAGAGACAGAAAGCCTGATACGTCTCCATCTCCCCTTAGGCCGCTGAAGAAGATGGCTGTTGGTATGATCTTTGCAGCGCTTGCCTTCGGTGCTGCCACCTTGGTGGAGGTCAACGTCATGGTAAGATGCAGCATCTctggcagaggaggctggtgggaggagctataggcttattgtaatggatggaatggaataaatggaaacgtatccaacatatggaaaccacgttagactccgttccattcattccattccagtcattacaatgagcccatcctactatagctcctcccaccagcctcctcggATCTCTGGGTCACTTCACTTCTGTAAGTGACACTCCAGGTCATCTGTTTTTGCAGTTGCGCTGCATAGATGGTCTGATCTCACAATGCCTGGAGAAGTGTTTAGTGTAGCAGGAACAACATTAATATGTTGCAACTGTAAAAACAAATCCACCTGGATTGCCACCTTTGTAACAGAGACAGTCACCTGTCCTCtgatgtcccctctctctctattcctctgctAGAAAACGGTGGTGGAGCCTGCACCTCATGGACAGTGTCTGCTACAGGTCTACAACCTGGCTGACAGTGACGTCAAACTAAGCATCCCTGGGAGTAACCTATTCTCACAACCCATCAAATCCTATGAGGTAAACTGGGCTGGGGCGTTTTACCCTAGTTTTACTCTGCTACGCTAATAATGCTGTGACTAATAATAAACCTTGACTTCATAGAAAGCAGACCTACCAGATAGGATTGCCATGAGAAATGGCTGTAGACTCCGTAGACGCTCCATAGTCTGACACCATAGGAGTCTACAGCTACATCTCACGGCAACAGGGTGTGTTCTGAGGTCAACAGGTCCATTGTTCTACAGCTATTAcagccagacctgggttcaaatactatttgaaatctttcaaaaaccttgtgtttgctttagcctgcctggagtttGCCGTTTTGTGACTATTttattggttccattgtgccaggaAAGCTTGATCAAGCCCAGTTGGAGTATTTGAAATAATTGAATATTTGAACGCAGGTCTGATTAGAGCTGAACATTAATCATGGCAATACATGTAATACACATGCCTCTTTGTCTATCAGGATCCTCAAGCATATCAGCATCTTGAACTGGGGGGACACAACAAGACCATCACTGTGGGGATCAATCACAATGGACACTTTCATGAGTGTAGAGAGACTTTCACAGAGCAGAAAGCCTACAGTCTCGTCCTGCACAGCAAAACCTCGGGAATAGTGTGTCAACTAGTGAGTCTGAAGTTCACTATTATCTTACAGTTCTGTAGAACTGTACTTTCAGTCACTACAGAAATCATTTCTGTGTTTGCAATCTGTTTCTGTTTTCATTTTTTTAATAATATAGGCGACAGACAACATACTTAAAAGTGAAAAAATGGAAGCATACCTGAGGTAATCATGTGTTTATGTTTGAATTGAAATAGGAATAATACTCCATCGGAAAGACTGACTTCCGTTAGTTCAGTGAATACGCTGAAAAGATTCAAGTATTGCTCTAACAGGTTCATAAACACGCGGAGTGAGGCTGTGAACGTAACAACGGCTGGTGTGGACTTTTACATACCCGCCGACTATGGCATATCTCCCAATAAGAGTGTGGAAAGAAATGAGTGAGTGGCCATATTTCTGTTCCATTGCAGTTCATCTTAAAATAGTGTAAAGTGTCTCTTCCTAGTCCACTGACAAAGCATTCAATAATTGATATTCCTAATTTTCTAACATTGAACATCTGACTAATGTAGTAATAATTTAGAAATAGATACAGTCCACAGGatgctggtggcaccttaattaaaGAGGAcgagctcgtggtaatggctggagcagaataagtggaatggtatcaaatacttcAAACaagtggtttccatgtgtttgataccattccatatgctccattccagccattattatgagccgtcctcccctcagcagcctccactgatagtcAGTATCATATCTCAGTATCCACAGATCTCTTTTACCTCTGCCCTCTCTAAATCCTTCACCTATGCCATCTCTCACAGGTATACACACGTGAGGTGTACATCAGGCTCACAGGATTTCTCCATTAACCTGGGCCTGCTTGACTCTGGAGCTTCATACACCGTCATCCTCAAAGGGGTGAGTCAGCCCACTGCCTATACATGAGATCACAAAATACCATACTGTATGTAGGTACTATTAAGTGCTGCCTGCTATGGCCTGAAACCACATTGGCAGTATAAATACATGGACTAGCACAGTACTAGCTACTTCTAGTACTAGCTACCTAGTAAGTTCCACTTCCTAAAGGTATGTGATCCCtgcgggaattgaacccacgaccttggcattGCTCACATCGTCAGTGCCTGCTCTGGCAGACAGGACTCATATCTTCCTttacttttgtccagggcccTGGACAGATCATTCCCCAGAAGATGGAGGATGTCAAGGttattttttctctctgcattgttgggaattttactgttagtctacgtctgttgtttacgaagcatgtgattcaattattttttatttgatttgtgaAGGCCAACAATGTTCACATAGCCTGGCAGATCCCCCAGTATGCCCTGATGACAGCAGGAGAAGTCATGTTCTCCATCACAGGCATCGAGTTCTCCTATTCACAGGTCAGTAGGTATCCAGTGATTATTGATTGAGTATTGGTTGAGTATTGACTAATAAACCTCAAATGCTTACTTAGGCACCTGTGTAGATCTGAAAGAATTGGTGTCCAGTATGATGAACACTTAGCTTATACCAACCAGAAACCTTTCAGATCTACTAGAAGTGGCTAGGGGGTATAGACAGCTACGGGTTGATTATTAGGAATTCAGCCTCTACAAGGAGATCATGTTTGAGTGAAGAACATGTGATATGCTTTTCCCTGCCAATGATAAACAATATCTAGGTCTATGTTCAATACAGGCCCCAGCCAACATGAAGTCAGTGCTGCAGGCCGGCTGGCTGCTGACTGTAGCCTTTGGTAATGTCATTGTGCTAATCGTAGCAGAGGGGGCAGGTCTGGATCAGGTACGTCCCAGTGGTAGAAGACGGTTTTGTTTTTACTGTGCCTTTTAGGAAGCCTTGTCAGAGCACCATTGAACCCATAGACCTCATAAAACAGTTAAAACGAGTCAAACAGAGCAGTGTCTGGTTTCCCTCTAGTGGACTACTGCAATCACAACAATAATAATGGcttgttccctttctctctccagctTGAGTAGCGAGTACACCAGGATAATAAGTATGGCTATCAAATAACAACCATAGTCCCCAGTGTTAAATGTGTTTAACATTGATTCTGACATTCCCAGTGGATGGAGTTCCTGCTGTTCGCTGGCCTCCTGGTGGCAGTCTGCATCATCTTCTCCATCATGGCTTACTTCTACACCTACGTAGACCCAGGCGAGCTAGACAAGCTGTTCCCAGACAAGACAGTCAATGAGGATGAAGACGAGCTGAAGAAGGACCAGACAGATGACACTATGTACTTGAACTCCATAGAGAAGAGCACCAAGATGTAGTCTGGTGACTGACTTCAGAATATTTCCCTCTCAGGAGATTTGTAAGCCCCTAGTGTGGAATGTTTtttgttttatacatttgtaaaTTGAAGCAAAGTATTAAGATATGGTGATTGagtttattttacttgctgtacCTTACTGTATGTTGTTAGTTATTGTCACACCCTGTCTGTGTGATCTTACAGTATGGACTAACCACAGTTAGCACTCCAACTGAGACACTTCTCAAAATCTGGAGGTCAGACCAGGACCAGTGCTAACAAAACACATTGTTGAAATGCTGTATATTGTTTTTGTGAATTTATCAAATGTTACTGTACATAGTAAAATGATCTGAAGTCCCCTGTTTACAATGATGTTCAAAGATGAAGAGGAAAACAACGGACTCTTGTAGTTTACAATTACAGTTTTGTTACAATTACAGCATTCTGTCTCTAATTACAATTACAGAACATTGTGAAAAAGGTCCTTCTTTAGCAGGCATGAAACTTAAGGATTTTGGGTACTAGACAGCTGGTCTAGTAGAACAATTTTTACTAGTGGCCTAGATTAATTTCCATCCCTGCTCTTTAGACTGGCTACCTGAGACAAATACTGGAGTAGACTTAACTAAATAAGCCTCATTCAAATGACAAACTATGAGTCAGGGAAAAATGTCTAGTGTGTCCTAATCATTTGATAGATAGACCTTCATAAAACATTCCACTCCTGGGAACCATTTTACTCTAATTGTACTCTTGTacgtaaataaaaatgtgtacatttctctGAATATGATACTTTTATTTCTGATGGGTTTCTGAAAGCTTGCTACTCTTACGTTTTTGCAGGACTACCTCATTGTTGGTGGCGCTTACATGTTTCTAGAATATATTCATTCAGAACTTTGGTTTCCTTCCCTTGTCACAGACCCAGGATTATAGAGAGACAGAAAAATAACACATCACTTCCTGGTAACTGGGACATATCACATCATCACTCCTTAGACAGCATTCATTAATCACAATACCATAACAGCCTGCCTTTCTAACATCTTCACCCCAACTGGTacccgattccctatatagtccttCCACTTCAGACCAGAGCCCCTGGACGCAAACAGAACCTACCAGCTGGGGAGGGGAAGGCAGAAAATGTAGCCGACATCTGAGAAATACTAGCTATCACTGTTATTATTACAAGGATTATACAAAGTTACATTTTCAGTGCTATTTTGGAGCGCTATTTGCTCGGCATAGGTAGAAAATAAATGTCTAATTTCACAAGACTACAAACATGGTAAGAATGGAAGAAATGCTCTTGACTTGGATTTGACCTCATGGAGTCGCCAAGACTATAACATACTACACTCAGTGTAaaccatatacactgagtgtctaaaacattaggaacaccatcctaatattgagttgcaaccccttttGCCCTTAGCACAGACTCAAttcgtctgggcatggactctacaaggtgtccaaaacgtcaataagggatcatagctttcacctggatcagcctggtcagtctatgtcatggaaagagcaagtgttcataatgttttgtacactcagtgtagatgggGTAGaaaaaggaggagcaggagggtaagaaAATATAGAAAAAAGTGTGAAACCTCTTTCCGTTTTCCCTTCTCTGACACTTTGGAATAACTATCAGCCAGGCAGGATTTCCCATGTGGGCACTGCAGAGCATGGCCGTTCATTCAGTGGTTTCTGAATCACTGTTAACTCCACAGAGGCttgcgtcacaaatggcaccctattccctatatagtgcactacttttgaccaggaccgtTCTACTCTCGCCTTATCATCAAGCcgttctggtcaatagtagtgcactatatagggaacaaggtgccatttgggacgtagccagaGACTCCCAGCAGCATTAGGGGAAATAATAGCCAGTGTCAGAGGTATTAATACTATGATATGCTCCACCTTGACTACCTCAGCCGTCAAGTCAACTGAACCCAGTTAAACTCTATAGACTTACTGATGATGACTCCTTTCCCCATTTTTAACAATTGGGGGAAGTTACGTACAATCTACTTGTTAGGCTCTGTTGCAATATCCATACTAGCTTAGCACTTAGAATGAAGCAATGTATTTTGGCATTCAATCTCAGTAGCATACTAGAATGAACGTTGGAATGTAGATTATGAAGCTATGGTGTTGTGGCTGTCCCTGACCGGACTCTCTCCATCAGTAGCTCAGAGACTCTAGCAATGACCTCAGGGTGAACCAGGCACTGCAGTAGGTCGTTGGTGGTGATGGCAACAGGGCAGTGTGCTCTGTCACCATTGCCCTGGTCTCTGTCCCCAGGTGGTGGCCTTCCTCCATCTCTGCACCCTGGCTGTGGTAACAGTAGGGGGTCTGAGGCTGAACCGGAGCTGGACATGCTTTCCCCTCCATGCTGGTGCTGGGCTCTACTCCCACTGACAGGTGTGGGAGGGGTGTTTTGGGTTACGCTGCAAGACCTGATTATGTCACAGTCTCTGGATGGTGACGTTCTGTCTTGGTTTTTGGGGTTCTGCTCTGTAGTTTCCTGGTTGGTGATCTGGTTCCAGGCCACAGGGATGAGGTGAGGGCCGAAGGGCATGGTGGATGGTGTGTAAGAGGAGGAAAGGTACTCTGCTGGTGGTGATGAAGAGCTGGTGTTCTTAGCTTGGCCCCTGGAGTCACGTTTTGCCCTTGGACATGCTGGGGTGTCCTGGGTCTGTTGGTCACGGTGACTTGctatccctctcttctccatgCAGGCCCCCACAGCCAGGTTCAGGTACTGCATGTTCTCGTCATGTCCCACCAACCCCTCCTTtggaaaaataaaaaaagtcaAAACTATAAACTCAACCGTTATGAAATGAACCAATGTTTCGTCACTCTCCGCTTTACTCAGGGACTATGGTCagtactgtgtgtttacagggactatggtcagtactgtgtgtttacagggactatggtcagtactgtgtgtttacagggactatggtcagtactgtgtgtttacagggactatggtctgtactgtgtgtttacagggactatggtcagtactgtgtgtttacagggactatggtcagtactgtgtgtttacagggactatggtctgtactgtgtgtttacagggactatggtcagtactgtgtgtttacagggactatggtcagtactgtgtgtttacagggacta
It includes:
- the LOC129816589 gene encoding solute carrier family 15 member 2-like isoform X2, whose amino-acid sequence is MGIRKELKLEIHESGKTSKSPKLCGTNYPVCISFIVVNEFCERFSYYGMKAVLTLYFINYLHWDQNLSTAVYHAFSSLCYFTPVLGALIADSWLGKFKTIVYLSVVYVLGHVVKSVGAIPSVGDSTIHIALSMVGLILIAFGTGGIKPCVAAFGGDQFDEEHTNERRKFFSIFYMSINAGSVLSTVITPILRGNVQCFGGDCYALAFGVPAILMVIALVVFISGSGMYKKSPPEGNVLLDVCRCLGLAIKNRWMSSKHDSKRKHWLDWAEEKYPKRLIHEIKMVLRVLVLYIPLPMFWALFDQQGSRWTLQATRMNMAFGSTFVLKPDQMQMLNALLILMFVPIFDVVVYPLVGRCRINLTPLKKMAVGMIFAALAFGAATLVEVNVMKTVVEPAPHGQCLLQVYNLADSDVKLSIPGSNLFSQPIKSYEDPQAYQHLELGGHNKTITVGINHNGHFHECRETFTEQKAYSLVLHSKTSGIVCQLATDNILKSEKMEAYLRFINTRSEAVNVTTAGVDFYIPADYGISPNKSVERNEYTHVRCTSGSQDFSINLGLLDSGASYTVILKGGPGQIIPQKMEDVKANNVHIAWQIPQYALMTAGEVMFSITGIEFSYSQAPANMKSVLQAGWLLTVAFGNVIVLIVAEGAGLDQWMEFLLFAGLLVAVCIIFSIMAYFYTYVDPGELDKLFPDKTVNEDEDELKKDQTDDTMYLNSIEKSTKM